Proteins from a single region of Thermogemmatispora onikobensis:
- a CDS encoding LUD domain-containing protein — MSHKEQSAHLQLLATQRSTTEPASAVHDAHALPPFAERLQRGLEDEHMHRALERFAPSWRQSRQALFEVAEAEYGSDYSFANLRQRLRSAKDEAIAHQEELVARFKERATAAGAVVYEARSAEDANRYIYELCRRKGITLVVKSKTMVSEEIELNHYLEERGIKAVETDLGEWVAQLDHERPSHMVMPIIHKTRQQVGEVLSRATGREISRENVAEQVAVIRREHRQAFLTAGMGISGANALIAESGTVMLNTNEGNGRMVTSLPPVHVVLAGYDKLLPTFADAITQIRLLARSATGQPMTSYTTFITGPDRPGKEVHIVLLDNGRSAMRADPRFSEALHCIRCAACANICPPYQQVGGHAFGYIYSGAIGLVVTPFHHGLEAASGPQSLCVSCNACETVCPVEIPLPSLILDVRSRVVASEGLPWLKRLIFGTLARPRLFGLLTRLAALGQWPATLGTPYVRYRYLRLFERLPGVRPLARLTRWRSLPAFALRPLRDRVGSRANLAAAGQQWHRPEEMTVCYFAGCMTDRLYPEMGEAVIQILERCGLRVVFPRAQHCCGLPALNSGDRQHGLAMARQTVRMLEHALDESGADYIVCASTSCVVTLIQDYLRLFEDLQLQSWLNRTRALAGRIMDFTSFLLRVLVAQQRLPALRRPAPGTAPVVTYHDSCQSCNCLGLRTEARQIIRDVLGLELREMTDSDVCCGFGGSTSIEHPEIAERLLSNKLRHAEETGATLLVSDNPGCLMHLRGGVDANGRPLRVLHLAQLVAEYLP, encoded by the coding sequence TTTGAGGTGGCGGAGGCAGAGTACGGTTCCGACTACAGCTTTGCCAACCTGCGCCAGCGCCTGCGCTCCGCCAAGGACGAGGCCATCGCCCATCAGGAGGAGCTGGTGGCCCGCTTCAAGGAGCGGGCAACAGCCGCCGGCGCCGTGGTCTACGAGGCCCGCAGCGCCGAGGATGCCAACCGCTATATTTACGAACTGTGCCGCCGCAAGGGCATCACCCTGGTCGTTAAGTCAAAGACGATGGTCAGCGAGGAGATCGAGCTGAATCACTATCTGGAGGAGCGCGGCATCAAGGCTGTCGAGACCGACCTGGGTGAGTGGGTGGCCCAGCTCGACCATGAACGCCCCTCGCATATGGTGATGCCCATCATTCACAAGACCCGCCAACAGGTGGGTGAGGTCCTCAGTCGCGCTACCGGACGCGAGATCTCGCGCGAGAATGTGGCCGAGCAGGTAGCAGTCATTCGCCGCGAGCATCGCCAGGCGTTCTTGACCGCTGGCATGGGCATCAGCGGCGCCAATGCCCTTATCGCCGAGAGCGGCACAGTGATGCTCAATACCAACGAGGGCAACGGGCGCATGGTCACCTCGCTCCCACCAGTGCATGTGGTGCTGGCCGGCTACGATAAGCTCCTGCCGACTTTCGCCGACGCCATTACGCAGATTCGCTTGCTGGCCCGTAGCGCCACGGGCCAGCCCATGACTAGCTATACGACCTTTATTACGGGACCAGACAGGCCCGGCAAAGAGGTCCATATCGTCCTGTTGGACAACGGACGCAGCGCCATGCGCGCCGACCCGCGCTTCAGCGAGGCCCTGCACTGCATTCGCTGTGCGGCCTGCGCCAACATCTGCCCGCCCTATCAGCAGGTGGGCGGCCATGCCTTCGGCTATATCTACAGCGGCGCCATCGGGCTGGTGGTGACGCCCTTCCATCATGGCCTGGAGGCCGCCAGCGGCCCGCAGAGCCTTTGCGTGAGCTGCAACGCCTGTGAGACTGTCTGTCCTGTGGAAATCCCTCTGCCATCCCTCATTTTAGACGTGCGCAGCCGCGTGGTGGCCAGCGAGGGTCTGCCCTGGCTCAAACGCCTCATCTTCGGAACCCTGGCCCGTCCACGCCTCTTCGGCCTCCTTACGCGCCTGGCCGCCCTCGGCCAGTGGCCGGCTACCCTGGGTACGCCTTACGTGCGCTACCGCTATCTGCGCCTCTTTGAGCGCCTGCCTGGCGTGCGCCCGCTGGCACGGCTGACGCGCTGGCGCAGTCTGCCCGCCTTTGCGCTCCGCCCCCTGCGCGACCGCGTTGGGTCTCGCGCCAATCTGGCAGCAGCCGGCCAACAGTGGCACCGCCCCGAGGAGATGACGGTCTGCTACTTCGCCGGCTGTATGACCGATCGCCTCTATCCTGAGATGGGCGAGGCCGTCATCCAGATCCTGGAGCGCTGCGGTCTGCGCGTGGTCTTCCCACGCGCTCAGCACTGCTGCGGCCTGCCAGCCCTCAACTCGGGCGATCGCCAGCACGGCCTGGCAATGGCCAGGCAGACTGTGCGCATGCTGGAGCACGCCCTCGACGAGAGTGGGGCTGACTATATCGTCTGCGCCTCAACCAGCTGCGTTGTGACCCTCATCCAGGATTACTTGCGCCTCTTTGAGGACCTCCAGCTCCAGAGCTGGCTCAACCGCACCCGCGCACTGGCCGGGCGCATCATGGATTTCACCAGCTTCCTGCTGCGGGTGCTGGTGGCCCAGCAGCGACTGCCAGCCCTGCGCCGTCCCGCCCCTGGAACGGCCCCCGTTGTGACCTACCACGATTCTTGCCAGTCGTGCAACTGCCTGGGCCTGCGCACAGAGGCCCGGCAGATTATTCGCGATGTGCTCGGCCTGGAGCTGCGTGAGATGACGGACTCCGACGTCTGCTGCGGCTTCGGCGGCTCGACTTCGATCGAGCATCCAGAGATCGCCGAGCGCCTGCTCTCAAACAAGCTGAGACACGCCGAAGAGACTGGAGCCACGCTGCTGGTCTCCGACAATCCAGGCTGCCTGATGCATCTGCGGGGCGGGGTTGACGCCAATGGCCGCCCCCTGCGCGTGCTGCACCTGGCCCAACTGGTGGCTGAGTACCTCCCCTAG
- a CDS encoding HIT family protein, with product MSCIFCEMISGKMEANFVYQSDEVVAFLSEEQPNPYKVVVAPRKHVETIYDLDDQLAARIFQATVHVARAIRRASNCPGLSLVQANGQVAQQRVRHFHLHLLPRFPHDMALGRVFLRWEGCPAERSELERLAADLHAQLSQQGHPC from the coding sequence GTGAGCTGCATCTTCTGTGAGATGATCAGTGGGAAAATGGAGGCCAACTTTGTCTACCAGAGCGATGAGGTAGTGGCCTTTTTGAGTGAAGAGCAGCCAAATCCCTACAAAGTGGTGGTCGCTCCGCGCAAGCATGTTGAGACCATCTACGACCTGGACGACCAGCTTGCCGCTCGCATCTTTCAGGCCACCGTGCACGTGGCTCGCGCCATCCGTCGTGCCAGCAACTGCCCCGGCTTGAGCCTGGTTCAGGCGAATGGCCAGGTTGCTCAGCAGCGCGTGCGCCATTTCCACCTTCACCTGCTCCCTCGCTTCCCTCACGATATGGCCCTGGGGCGCGTCTTCCTGCGCTGGGAGGGCTGCCCGGCTGAGCGCAGCGAGCTGGAGCGGCTGGCGGCAGATCTCCATGCCCAGCTCTCTCAGCAGGGTCATCCCTGCTAA
- a CDS encoding GAF domain-containing sensor histidine kinase → MRTVVTKRLTPSYLRQLYRESSLEAGAAALTVLLSLLWMALRLGGSQVTALFADAMYSFCALGAAAQAALTVWRSRYGPLRLTVRYQLAWSLVSIALLLDALGGLLYFYRDWTGQANTVPSVADVAFLLNYLLVASSQLFILSGFKLRRAILLILLDSLITTLCLLGIIWFFLVGPSYTMLRHSGIDLATLTISLSYPFLDLLLVLTGAMLLTLTQVERPLRPSRLLLTVGAGSLLWADSWYCYLVLHQAYVSGTPYVDTGWLIFFALLGLNASWQYTMLAQHAYHHQAPVWDLSQARGAARHARAEEESPANDYPADHVLLFQSLLIYLPFTIEIVLTLYSSLIHDGVRAAFLDTLTAAVAICLFLRYLLTDRQNSALLREREGRRQEAERLRLLTAQLNEILELNPLLERTVSLAPAALGCEAALLLIQEQAPFPEMPASVKVYVAARPAGQVILWRFEGQRLDVCTLLQPGELEVGWPVITPEHLPEELLAWYTHMGIRQSLVMPLLYQEKHLANLIFCSRSDHSFSRTQKTTARAFAEQAATALEHAFLYQEAREQEAFAQALANIATRLNSAIVEPTEIHQIICREGANALDADYVLLYTPDQHGCLLPQAIAASAGEPSSELSEWPVIYEHEYEAQALASPQPMLMPLTHFYQLDPPQPPVSLALQARAAAVGATAWPPHPPRRQRMHRALSLREMLARRYVPTAILAPLFSRNVAVGLLVLARSLRPGTQERQPLGLPDLPRAQGFAEQAAVAYTNATLYQQLRTTHQQLQELDQLKDQFMITASHELRTPLTAVQGYLELLAQYDEVLSPEQRHEFLHKTRLACDELVLLLNNVMDASRLEVDAGIRPAHIETVAVEDIVQSVVDMMEPQLTQEERIVYLDIPPDLAVQADPVRLRQILRNLAMNAIKYSPPGTPITFRARASLDSASLRPCALISVSDRGKGIRPEDQPKLFQRFVRLESDVNSPVRGSGLGLYISRRLVEAMRGKIWVESSGVPGEGATFTIELPLMGNGLSQPAQHLE, encoded by the coding sequence ATGAGAACGGTTGTCACGAAGCGTCTAACGCCCAGCTACCTTCGGCAGCTCTACCGCGAAAGCAGCCTGGAAGCGGGAGCAGCAGCCCTCACTGTTCTCTTGAGCCTCCTCTGGATGGCGCTGCGCCTGGGAGGCAGCCAGGTTACCGCCCTTTTCGCCGATGCCATGTACAGCTTCTGCGCCCTGGGCGCCGCTGCCCAGGCCGCCCTTACCGTCTGGCGTAGCCGCTATGGTCCTTTGCGCCTGACCGTTCGCTACCAGCTTGCCTGGTCGCTCGTCAGTATCGCCCTGCTGCTCGACGCCCTGGGTGGCCTGCTCTACTTCTATCGTGATTGGACAGGACAGGCCAACACTGTGCCATCAGTGGCCGATGTTGCATTCCTGCTCAATTATCTGCTCGTGGCCAGCAGTCAGCTTTTCATCTTGAGCGGCTTCAAGCTGAGGCGCGCTATTCTCTTGATTCTGCTGGATTCCTTGATTACGACCCTCTGCCTGCTGGGTATCATCTGGTTCTTTCTGGTTGGTCCCTCCTACACGATGCTGCGCCACAGTGGCATCGACTTAGCTACGCTGACGATCAGCCTTAGCTATCCCTTCCTCGACCTGCTGCTCGTGCTCACTGGAGCGATGCTGCTGACACTGACTCAAGTGGAGCGGCCCCTGCGCCCTTCGCGGCTGCTCCTGACTGTCGGCGCCGGCTCCTTACTGTGGGCCGATAGCTGGTACTGCTATCTAGTGCTGCACCAGGCTTACGTCTCTGGGACGCCTTACGTCGATACCGGCTGGCTCATCTTCTTTGCGTTGCTGGGCCTGAACGCCTCCTGGCAATATACCATGCTCGCCCAGCACGCCTACCACCACCAGGCCCCAGTCTGGGATCTCAGCCAGGCCCGGGGAGCGGCCAGGCACGCCAGAGCCGAAGAGGAATCTCCGGCGAACGACTACCCTGCTGACCATGTGCTGCTCTTCCAGAGTCTGTTGATCTACCTGCCGTTCACGATCGAGATTGTCCTGACGCTCTATTCCAGTCTCATCCATGATGGCGTTCGGGCCGCCTTCCTCGATACGTTGACGGCAGCGGTGGCCATCTGCCTTTTTCTACGCTATCTGCTGACCGATCGCCAGAACAGTGCGCTATTGCGCGAGCGCGAGGGGCGACGGCAGGAGGCTGAGCGCCTGCGCTTGCTGACAGCCCAGCTCAACGAGATTCTGGAGCTGAATCCCTTGCTGGAGCGCACCGTGAGCCTGGCCCCCGCAGCCCTGGGCTGTGAGGCGGCGCTGCTTCTCATTCAGGAGCAGGCTCCCTTTCCTGAGATGCCAGCGAGTGTGAAGGTCTATGTGGCCGCTCGACCTGCCGGGCAGGTGATTCTCTGGCGCTTTGAAGGACAGCGCCTCGATGTCTGTACGCTTCTCCAGCCAGGCGAGCTGGAAGTAGGCTGGCCCGTCATAACACCCGAGCACCTGCCCGAGGAGCTGCTGGCCTGGTATACTCACATGGGTATTCGCCAGAGCCTGGTGATGCCCCTGCTCTACCAAGAGAAACACCTGGCGAATTTGATCTTCTGCAGCCGCTCCGATCACTCGTTCTCACGAACGCAGAAGACAACGGCGCGCGCTTTCGCCGAACAGGCCGCTACCGCGCTCGAACATGCCTTTCTGTATCAGGAGGCCCGCGAGCAGGAGGCTTTCGCCCAGGCGCTGGCTAATATTGCAACCCGCCTCAATTCGGCCATTGTCGAGCCAACGGAGATTCATCAGATTATCTGCCGTGAGGGCGCCAACGCTCTCGATGCCGACTATGTCTTGCTCTATACTCCCGACCAGCACGGCTGCCTGCTCCCCCAGGCCATTGCGGCCAGCGCCGGCGAGCCATCAAGCGAGCTGAGCGAGTGGCCGGTGATCTACGAACACGAGTACGAGGCCCAGGCCCTGGCCTCGCCCCAGCCTATGCTGATGCCGCTGACCCACTTCTACCAGCTTGATCCACCGCAGCCGCCTGTCTCGCTGGCGCTCCAGGCCCGGGCCGCTGCCGTGGGGGCAACGGCCTGGCCACCACACCCACCACGGCGGCAACGCATGCATCGCGCCCTCTCGTTGCGCGAGATGCTCGCCAGACGCTACGTGCCAACGGCGATCCTGGCCCCTCTTTTCTCACGCAACGTCGCTGTCGGCCTGCTGGTCCTGGCCCGCTCTCTGCGTCCAGGCACCCAGGAACGCCAGCCCCTGGGCCTTCCTGATCTGCCGCGGGCTCAGGGCTTCGCCGAGCAGGCAGCCGTCGCCTATACCAATGCCACACTCTACCAGCAGCTCCGCACCACTCACCAGCAGCTGCAGGAACTAGACCAGCTCAAGGACCAGTTCATGATCACAGCTTCCCATGAGCTGCGTACCCCCTTGACTGCCGTTCAGGGCTATCTGGAGCTGCTGGCCCAGTATGATGAGGTCCTCTCTCCTGAGCAGCGCCACGAGTTCTTGCATAAGACGCGCCTGGCCTGCGATGAGCTGGTGCTCTTGCTCAATAACGTCATGGATGCCAGCCGTCTAGAGGTCGATGCCGGCATTCGCCCGGCCCATATCGAAACAGTGGCCGTTGAGGATATCGTGCAGAGCGTCGTCGATATGATGGAGCCGCAGCTTACCCAGGAGGAGCGGATCGTCTATCTGGATATTCCTCCCGATCTGGCAGTACAGGCCGACCCGGTACGTTTGCGCCAGATCTTGCGCAACCTGGCTATGAATGCGATCAAATATTCGCCACCTGGGACGCCAATCACCTTCCGCGCTCGCGCCTCGCTGGATAGCGCTTCGCTACGACCCTGCGCCTTGATTAGTGTCAGCGACCGCGGCAAGGGTATCCGTCCTGAAGATCAGCCGAAATTGTTCCAGCGCTTTGTACGCCTGGAGAGCGACGTCAATAGCCCGGTTCGTGGCTCTGGTCTTGGTCTCTACATCTCGCGCCGCCTGGTAGAGGCGATGAGGGGGAAAATCTGGGTGGAGAGCAGCGGCGTGCCCGGGGAGGGAGCAACTTTCACTATCGAGCTACCCCTGATGGGTAACGGCCTTAGCCAGCCAGCTCAGCATCTGGAGTAG
- a CDS encoding AAA family ATPase: MELPALLSIIRTESVYRFRLDLPEYSAREGSKEGRDYVTEITPELKERLRRSLQAVTQYMQTQALAESKRQTMKLGAVNDSVQALGRFLFEQLLPLPLQEALRHLDLPLVLDTNTPEIPWELCFDGSMRPSSFLCQRLSVSRLVGEARPERLAPLTERVQRKMGRRDQAGLSILFLVNPTGERSVAEEEVAALCTALPEAIGRTILYRQQANQLDMRMRISSEPPQVIHYAGVGPLLVAGEPMLALAGSSRLDGEAAAQLFQLLPRRPLVFISHYEGERSGGRGGSGLPAPGVGVGPASQPEREELLQRLARRLIEAGAGAVVVLRWPLPTARIREFAVLLYQELSDGVAIGEAVRRSRAVLAQRRPEQAAWISFQLYGDPLLRLSFGLPERNPADYVDIFEEEEEPLIPSLPSSSHALDRRFLEEVLSIALAEARRMRKDYLGTPHLFIALTKLDGGCTQDALRSLNFSPKQVRDVIRSALGSGKATSDTPILPTRRCKEILLTAERNAISAGATMIDERAIARAVLSEGDGVTHNLLTQIGINPEQLIELIMASEAHALLELAPSAEPHQPPAVEMPAGFSLAEPAPRAGNSLLERLGRDLTRQASLKQLPPLIGREKELRLLMQTMMLKDRNNPILIGDSGVGKTTIVGGLAQRIVEGRVPPELRGKRLIELSASSLVAGTKYRGEFEERLLKVLEEAENSGNIILFIDEMHLLIGTGRAADGSIDAAGILKPALAGGRLRCIGATTPQEYRMIEKDAAMERRLRPIMIEEPSPEEALQVLRGMRELYEQHHHVSITEEALQAAVHLSVQYLPNLRLPDKACSVLDEACSQARVFWVEDESIEQDNRDELGEEPVITAATVAEVISARTGIPVNAPGREERDRLLNLESRLKARVIGQDEAIRRVTQAIQVARAGLKPRNRPAGVFLFLGPTGVGKTELARALAAEVFGSDEYLIRVDMSEYMEKHAVSRMVGAPPGYIGYDQEGQLTGKLRRRPHCVVLLDELEKAHPEVFDLFLQVFDAGRLTDAQGHTVDAQHAIWIMTSNVGTDMLGRSLPSGFRAASKTSLEEMQREQLMERLRQTFRPEFLSRIDEVVIFHPLTQEHARAITRLQMNELASRLLEQGLTLQADESAIDLLCKEGFSRTQGARPLRRAIERLLTVPLSLRILMGNIPKPGVVHVTAVDGRLEISVREPGEEPTLAPTPTPTASTSEEMAIEADATPCPDP, from the coding sequence ATGGAATTGCCGGCGCTCTTGAGTATCATACGCACTGAAAGCGTCTATCGTTTCCGGCTTGACCTGCCTGAGTATTCTGCCAGGGAAGGTAGCAAGGAAGGGCGCGACTACGTCACGGAGATCACCCCTGAGCTGAAAGAGCGGCTCAGGCGCAGTTTGCAGGCCGTGACTCAATACATGCAGACGCAGGCTCTGGCCGAGAGCAAGCGCCAGACAATGAAGCTGGGCGCGGTCAACGATTCGGTACAGGCTCTGGGGCGCTTTCTCTTTGAGCAGTTGCTGCCATTGCCGTTGCAGGAGGCGCTGCGGCATCTTGATCTCCCCCTCGTGCTTGACACCAACACCCCCGAGATCCCCTGGGAGCTTTGCTTTGATGGGAGCATGCGCCCAAGCTCCTTTCTCTGTCAGCGGCTGAGCGTGAGCCGCCTGGTGGGCGAGGCGCGGCCAGAGCGGCTGGCGCCGCTAACGGAGCGGGTGCAGCGCAAAATGGGGAGGCGCGACCAGGCGGGTCTCTCCATCCTCTTCCTTGTCAATCCGACGGGTGAGCGCAGCGTGGCGGAAGAGGAGGTAGCCGCGTTGTGCACTGCCCTGCCCGAAGCGATCGGGCGCACGATCCTCTATCGTCAGCAAGCCAACCAGCTTGACATGCGCATGCGTATCAGCAGCGAGCCGCCGCAGGTCATTCACTATGCTGGTGTGGGGCCGTTACTGGTAGCGGGCGAGCCGATGCTGGCTCTGGCAGGCAGCTCGCGGCTCGACGGCGAAGCGGCGGCCCAGCTCTTTCAGCTCTTGCCGCGGCGTCCCCTGGTTTTTATCAGTCACTACGAAGGCGAGCGCTCGGGAGGGCGTGGGGGGAGTGGGCTGCCTGCGCCGGGCGTGGGAGTGGGGCCAGCCAGCCAGCCAGAGCGTGAGGAGCTACTGCAGCGCCTGGCCCGGCGCCTGATCGAAGCCGGGGCGGGGGCGGTCGTCGTCCTGCGCTGGCCTCTGCCGACCGCGCGCATTCGAGAGTTTGCCGTGCTCCTCTATCAGGAGTTGAGTGATGGGGTAGCGATTGGCGAGGCGGTCAGGCGCAGTCGTGCCGTGCTGGCCCAGCGTCGGCCTGAGCAAGCAGCCTGGATTTCCTTCCAGCTCTACGGTGACCCGCTGTTGCGTTTGAGCTTTGGTCTGCCCGAGCGCAATCCCGCCGACTACGTCGATATCTTTGAAGAGGAGGAAGAGCCACTGATCCCCTCGCTGCCATCTTCGTCACACGCCCTTGACCGGCGCTTCCTCGAGGAGGTGCTCAGCATCGCCCTGGCGGAAGCGCGGCGCATGCGCAAGGACTATCTGGGGACGCCCCATCTCTTCATCGCTCTGACCAAGCTTGATGGAGGCTGTACCCAGGATGCCCTGCGGAGCCTCAATTTCTCGCCCAAGCAGGTGCGCGATGTCATTCGTAGCGCCCTGGGCAGCGGCAAGGCCACCAGCGACACGCCGATCCTGCCAACGCGGCGCTGTAAAGAGATCCTGCTGACTGCCGAGCGCAATGCCATCAGTGCCGGTGCCACCATGATCGACGAACGCGCCATTGCGCGCGCTGTGCTCAGCGAGGGTGATGGCGTGACTCACAACCTGCTGACTCAGATCGGCATCAATCCCGAGCAACTGATTGAGTTGATCATGGCGAGCGAGGCCCATGCCCTGCTAGAGCTGGCTCCTTCTGCGGAGCCGCATCAGCCGCCGGCGGTGGAGATGCCAGCGGGCTTCAGCCTGGCCGAACCAGCGCCACGGGCCGGCAACTCGCTCCTGGAGCGCCTGGGCCGCGATCTGACGCGCCAGGCCAGCCTGAAGCAGCTGCCTCCGCTCATTGGACGCGAGAAAGAGCTGCGCCTGCTGATGCAGACCATGATGCTCAAGGATCGCAACAACCCGATCCTGATTGGCGACTCGGGCGTGGGGAAGACGACCATTGTCGGGGGCCTGGCCCAGCGCATCGTCGAGGGCCGGGTGCCACCGGAGCTGCGCGGCAAGCGCCTCATCGAGCTGTCCGCCAGCTCACTGGTAGCCGGCACCAAGTACCGCGGCGAATTTGAGGAGCGGCTGCTCAAGGTGCTGGAGGAGGCGGAGAACAGCGGCAACATCATCCTCTTTATTGATGAAATGCATCTGCTGATCGGCACCGGACGCGCCGCCGATGGCAGCATCGACGCCGCCGGCATCCTCAAGCCGGCCCTGGCCGGGGGCCGTCTGCGTTGTATTGGGGCCACCACCCCGCAAGAGTACCGCATGATCGAGAAGGATGCAGCGATGGAGCGTCGCCTGCGTCCAATCATGATCGAAGAGCCGTCTCCGGAGGAGGCGCTGCAGGTCCTGCGGGGGATGCGTGAACTCTACGAGCAGCATCACCATGTCAGCATCACCGAGGAGGCCCTCCAGGCCGCCGTCCATCTCTCGGTCCAGTATCTGCCCAACTTGCGCCTGCCCGACAAGGCCTGCAGTGTCCTGGACGAGGCTTGCTCGCAGGCGCGGGTCTTCTGGGTGGAGGATGAATCGATCGAGCAGGACAACCGCGATGAGCTGGGCGAGGAGCCGGTGATCACGGCGGCCACGGTGGCCGAAGTGATCTCGGCGCGCACCGGTATCCCGGTGAATGCGCCGGGCCGCGAGGAGCGCGATCGCCTGCTCAATCTGGAGAGCCGGCTGAAAGCCCGCGTGATCGGTCAGGACGAGGCCATTCGGCGCGTGACCCAGGCGATTCAAGTGGCGCGGGCCGGCTTGAAGCCGCGCAATCGTCCCGCAGGGGTTTTCCTCTTCCTGGGACCGACGGGTGTTGGTAAGACCGAGCTGGCGCGGGCTTTGGCTGCCGAGGTCTTTGGCTCCGATGAATATCTGATCCGTGTGGATATGTCGGAGTACATGGAGAAGCATGCCGTCTCACGCATGGTCGGCGCCCCACCAGGCTACATCGGCTACGATCAGGAGGGGCAGCTCACTGGCAAGCTGCGCCGCCGTCCGCACTGCGTTGTCCTCCTGGACGAACTGGAGAAGGCTCATCCCGAGGTCTTTGATCTCTTCCTGCAGGTCTTCGACGCCGGACGCCTGACTGACGCTCAGGGACACACGGTCGACGCCCAGCATGCTATCTGGATTATGACCTCCAACGTCGGCACCGATATGCTGGGGCGCTCGCTCCCAAGCGGCTTCCGCGCCGCCAGTAAGACCTCTCTGGAGGAGATGCAGCGCGAGCAGCTAATGGAGCGCCTGCGCCAGACCTTCCGTCCGGAGTTTCTGAGCCGCATCGACGAGGTGGTCATCTTCCACCCCTTGACGCAGGAGCATGCGCGGGCGATTACGCGCCTGCAGATGAACGAGCTGGCCTCGCGCCTGCTGGAGCAGGGATTGACGTTACAGGCCGATGAGAGCGCCATCGATCTGCTCTGTAAAGAGGGCTTTAGCCGTACCCAGGGAGCGCGTCCGCTGCGTCGGGCCATCGAGCGCTTGCTGACCGTACCGCTCAGTTTGCGCATTTTGATGGGCAATATTCCTAAGCCAGGCGTCGTGCATGTGACAGCAGTCGATGGCCGCCTGGAGATCAGTGTGCGCGAACCGGGGGAGGAGCCGACGCTGGCCCCAACGCCGACGCCCACCGCCTCGACGTCAGAAGAGATGGCTATCGAGGCCGATGCTACCCCCTGCCCTGACCCTTGA